The following coding sequences are from one Granulicella sp. L56 window:
- a CDS encoding dimethylarginine dimethylaminohydrolase family protein, whose protein sequence is MTTSSVVSSPGSSFASLPHFDRPTFLMCAPEWYDVNYVINPWMAGNLHQSSRDTAFAQWKTLHQHLQQIADVRLLHPRQGSPDMVFVGHTALVQHGVAAVSSFAHPQRQTEEAHLRRWFQDAGFLVWETPRETAFEGEGDVVFDAAGGRLWAAHGSRTCKQSHKHVADAWHTPVTSLHLVDPRFYHLDLCFAPLSGGELLYFPEAFDASSLAKIEAAFSADKRIAVSESEATQFACNVINVGKHILMGKVETDLAQRLRNQGYEVAELNLSEFIRGGGSAKSVVLRLSDMNVTHGSAVKA, encoded by the coding sequence ATGACGACCTCATCTGTAGTATCTTCACCGGGTTCAAGTTTTGCTTCTTTACCGCATTTTGACCGTCCTACCTTTCTGATGTGTGCCCCGGAATGGTATGACGTGAACTACGTCATCAATCCCTGGATGGCAGGCAATCTTCATCAATCCTCACGAGATACGGCATTTGCTCAATGGAAGACGCTGCATCAGCATCTTCAGCAGATTGCCGATGTGCGCCTGCTCCATCCACGGCAAGGATCGCCGGACATGGTCTTTGTCGGCCACACCGCCCTGGTGCAGCACGGTGTTGCAGCCGTCTCCAGCTTCGCCCATCCACAGCGCCAGACGGAAGAGGCCCATCTGCGCCGGTGGTTTCAGGATGCAGGATTCTTAGTATGGGAGACACCTCGCGAGACTGCTTTTGAAGGCGAAGGGGATGTTGTGTTCGACGCGGCTGGTGGGCGGCTGTGGGCGGCTCATGGATCGCGGACCTGCAAGCAGAGCCACAAGCATGTTGCCGATGCGTGGCATACCCCGGTGACCTCGCTGCATCTGGTCGATCCACGTTTCTATCATCTGGATCTTTGCTTTGCGCCGCTCAGCGGCGGAGAGCTGCTCTATTTCCCCGAAGCGTTCGATGCCTCATCGCTGGCCAAGATCGAAGCAGCTTTCAGCGCGGACAAACGCATTGCGGTCAGCGAGAGTGAAGCCACCCAGTTTGCGTGCAACGTCATCAACGTGGGTAAGCATATCCTGATGGGTAAGGTCGAAACTGATTTGGCGCAACGCCTTCGCAATCAAGGATATGAGGTGGCAGAGTTAAACCTCAGCGAGTTCATTCGCGGCGGAGGTTCTGCAAAATCAGTGGTTTTGCGTTTAAGCGATATGAATGTCACTCATGGTTCTGCTGTAAAAGCATAA
- the pyrF gene encoding orotidine-5'-phosphate decarboxylase encodes MSPSTKDRLAVALDFPTAKAAFDLVDQLSGTCQWFKVGMELYYATGNSLVETLRNRGFNVFLDLKLHDIPNTVAGAVRSATQAGASLLTLHASGGPAMMAAAAEAATAYGSPRLLAVTVLTSMDAAQLTATGVNSTPAEQVLRLAKLAQSSGINGLVSSAEEVGTLRAELGKDALLVIPGIRPTGSDIGDQKRIATPRTAIERGASMLVVGRPITQAAHPAEAAEAILKEIEAAC; translated from the coding sequence GTGAGCCCCTCGACAAAAGACCGCCTCGCCGTCGCCCTCGACTTCCCCACAGCCAAAGCCGCCTTCGACCTGGTAGACCAGCTCTCCGGCACCTGCCAATGGTTCAAAGTTGGCATGGAGCTTTACTACGCCACCGGCAACTCCCTCGTCGAGACCCTCCGCAATCGCGGTTTCAATGTCTTCCTCGACCTCAAGCTCCACGACATTCCCAATACAGTAGCCGGAGCTGTCCGCTCCGCCACCCAGGCTGGAGCCTCCTTACTCACACTTCACGCCTCCGGTGGCCCAGCCATGATGGCCGCCGCAGCAGAAGCTGCAACCGCCTACGGTTCTCCCCGCCTGCTCGCCGTCACCGTCCTCACCAGCATGGACGCGGCACAACTCACCGCTACGGGCGTCAACTCCACCCCTGCCGAACAGGTCCTGCGTCTGGCAAAGCTGGCGCAGAGTTCCGGCATCAATGGGCTTGTATCCTCCGCCGAAGAGGTGGGCACACTGCGAGCCGAGTTAGGCAAGGATGCCCTTCTAGTCATTCCCGGAATTCGTCCCACCGGCAGCGACATCGGCGACCAGAAGCGTATTGCCACTCCTCGTACCGCGATTGAGCGCGGAGCGTCCATGCTGGTCGTTGGCCGCCCCATTACTCAGGCCGCTCATCCCGCTGAAGCCGCCGAAGCGATCCTCAAAGAGATAGAAGCTGCCTGCTAG
- a CDS encoding secretin N-terminal domain-containing protein, whose amino-acid sequence MKLANGILGMALALTLGTLGALAQSAPAAAKPGDESVRTFYLNTFNRSDNNFGGMANDANEIATTLRNILTSSDKILLVPGQNAIVVRCTADDMAIAEKIIKDLDRPKKAYRLTYTITELDGAKSIGTQHLSMVVISGERTQLKQGSRTPIVTGSYDNAKSGTSTQVTYIDTGLNFDVLLDESADAIRLRSKVEQSSVADQPSGVGPQDPIIRQTILEGTSFLTAGKPLVLGSLDIPGSTRRLDVAVVMDPIK is encoded by the coding sequence ATGAAACTTGCAAACGGAATTCTGGGGATGGCCTTGGCCTTAACACTCGGTACGCTTGGCGCATTGGCGCAATCTGCGCCTGCTGCCGCGAAGCCAGGGGATGAGTCGGTCCGAACCTTCTACCTCAACACCTTCAACCGATCCGATAACAACTTCGGCGGCATGGCGAATGATGCCAATGAAATAGCAACCACCCTTCGCAATATTCTTACTTCCTCAGATAAAATCCTGCTGGTTCCCGGACAAAATGCTATTGTCGTCCGATGCACCGCTGATGACATGGCAATCGCCGAAAAGATCATCAAAGACCTTGACCGGCCAAAGAAGGCCTATCGCCTGACCTATACCATTACCGAGCTGGATGGAGCCAAGAGCATTGGGACGCAACATTTATCGATGGTTGTGATTTCGGGGGAGAGGACCCAACTCAAGCAAGGCAGCAGAACACCCATCGTGACTGGGTCTTACGATAACGCAAAGTCGGGTACATCGACACAGGTAACCTATATTGACACAGGCCTTAACTTCGATGTGTTGCTGGATGAGTCCGCCGATGCCATAAGGCTGCGTTCCAAGGTGGAGCAATCGAGCGTAGCGGACCAGCCCTCAGGAGTGGGACCGCAGGACCCGATCATCCGGCAGACCATCCTGGAAGGGACATCGTTCCTGACCGCAGGCAAACCGCTGGTGCTGGGCTCGCTCGATATCCCCGGCAGTACAAGGCGCCTGGACGTCGCAGTCGTCATGGACCCTATCAAATAA
- a CDS encoding RNA polymerase sigma factor — translation MASFEGYSLALGSMESARSEVDLAALVETYSSLLFRVAHSVLRSRTEAEDVVQDAFVRVLEHRNSLPEVRDMRVWLVRIAWNLALDRRRRIRPDQLDEVFAGTLAASSVPADRALDEAQRIGSVLREMERLPRGERHALLLSAIEELETAEMAEVLGRSESAVRALLFRARTRLRERLGKGETRR, via the coding sequence ATGGCGTCGTTCGAGGGATACAGTTTGGCTTTGGGGTCCATGGAGAGTGCGCGGTCGGAGGTCGATCTCGCGGCTCTCGTGGAGACATACTCCTCGCTGCTCTTCCGCGTGGCCCACTCCGTCCTGCGCAGTCGGACGGAAGCCGAGGACGTGGTGCAGGATGCTTTCGTCCGCGTTCTGGAGCACCGCAACTCCCTGCCCGAGGTGCGCGACATGCGGGTATGGCTGGTCCGCATCGCGTGGAACCTCGCCCTCGACCGCCGTCGCCGCATTCGGCCGGATCAACTTGACGAGGTCTTTGCCGGGACGCTGGCCGCAAGCAGCGTACCCGCCGACAGGGCGCTCGACGAAGCGCAGCGTATCGGCTCCGTCCTGCGCGAGATGGAGAGGCTGCCAAGGGGAGAGCGCCATGCCCTTCTGCTCTCGGCAATCGAAGAGTTGGAAACGGCAGAGATGGCAGAGGTATTGGGGCGAAGCGAGTCGGCGGTTCGCGCACTGCTCTTCCGGGCACGGACACGACTGCGCGAACGGCTAGGGAAAGGAGAAACCAGGCGATGA
- a CDS encoding septal ring lytic transglycosylase RlpA family protein: MKLIPSTIRDRKVTLMKGGVVVVTLMMAFGVAASAASDPAPAAKESATQSGHKAKAHHWYQIGEASWYGTRFQGHTTANGEPFNMYALTCAHRSLPLGSWIRVTNLRNHKSIFVRVNDRGPVPEDRVIDLSYAAAKAVGIHGLGKVKLEPVRGGDPKLAQELLAQLQIPVMPNGHYGE; encoded by the coding sequence ATGAAACTGATTCCTTCCACAATACGCGACCGCAAGGTCACTTTGATGAAAGGCGGAGTTGTCGTCGTCACTCTGATGATGGCCTTCGGTGTCGCGGCATCCGCAGCCAGCGATCCTGCTCCGGCCGCAAAAGAATCTGCAACCCAGTCCGGGCACAAGGCAAAGGCGCATCACTGGTACCAGATCGGCGAAGCCTCCTGGTACGGCACCCGTTTCCAGGGCCACACCACCGCCAACGGCGAACCCTTCAATATGTACGCCCTCACCTGCGCCCACCGCAGCCTGCCCCTCGGCAGTTGGATCAGGGTCACCAACCTCAGAAATCACAAGTCCATCTTTGTCCGCGTGAACGATCGCGGTCCGGTTCCTGAAGACCGCGTCATCGACCTCTCCTACGCTGCCGCCAAAGCCGTAGGCATCCACGGGCTAGGCAAGGTCAAGCTGGAGCCGGTACGTGGAGGCGACCCCAAGCTCGCCCAGGAGCTTCTGGCCCAACTCCAGATTCCGGTCATGCCTAACGGTCACTATGGCGAATAG
- the thiD gene encoding bifunctional hydroxymethylpyrimidine kinase/phosphomethylpyrimidine kinase yields the protein MAFPSKMRTVLTIAGFDPSSGAGVTADLMVFAAHGLFGTSCITSLTVQSTVGVLTAHPIRPETVKETLDCLHGDLPAAGIKIGMLATEETVAVVADFLGELKDRGQRVPVVLDPVLRSSSGRELLDEAGVTMLRERLLPLVDWVTPNIDELGILTGSRVVERGDLPGATRVLQGEYGGLNVLATGGHLEPPDDFLLTTAGGTWWLPGARVDSTSTHGTGCALSSALLSGLVQGKSAYEAAVSAKIYVAEAIRTAAGLGHGRGPLNHLWPLE from the coding sequence TTGGCTTTTCCCTCCAAAATGCGGACCGTGCTGACGATTGCCGGGTTCGATCCTTCCTCGGGCGCCGGGGTGACGGCGGACCTGATGGTGTTTGCGGCGCATGGCCTTTTTGGTACTTCGTGCATTACCAGCTTGACGGTGCAGTCGACGGTTGGGGTGCTGACAGCGCATCCGATACGTCCGGAGACAGTAAAAGAGACGCTCGATTGCCTGCACGGCGACCTGCCTGCTGCAGGTATCAAAATTGGGATGCTCGCGACGGAGGAGACCGTTGCCGTGGTGGCCGACTTTTTGGGAGAGCTAAAAGACAGAGGGCAGCGGGTACCGGTGGTGCTTGATCCCGTGCTGCGGTCGAGCTCGGGCAGGGAACTGCTGGATGAGGCTGGAGTTACGATGTTGCGGGAGAGATTGCTGCCGCTGGTGGACTGGGTGACTCCTAATATAGATGAGCTGGGGATTTTGACGGGGAGCCGAGTCGTGGAACGGGGTGATCTGCCGGGAGCGACTCGAGTGCTTCAGGGGGAGTATGGCGGATTGAATGTTCTGGCTACGGGAGGGCACTTGGAGCCTCCGGATGATTTTCTGCTCACTACGGCTGGCGGGACGTGGTGGCTGCCGGGAGCGCGGGTCGATTCGACCTCGACGCATGGGACGGGGTGTGCGCTTTCGAGCGCTCTGCTAAGCGGTCTGGTGCAGGGCAAGAGTGCTTATGAGGCCGCGGTGAGCGCGAAGATCTATGTCGCCGAGGCGATTCGGACGGCTGCCGGGCTGGGACATGGGCGAGGACCGCTGAATCATCTTTGGCCGCTGGAGTAA
- the thiS gene encoding sulfur carrier protein ThiS: protein MPLTLVLNGQSRTFDTLTQPANLDLVIAELGLKGDRVAVEHNGTIVPRSAWAQTEVAADDRLEVVHFVGGGSQGQN from the coding sequence ATGCCTCTTACGCTTGTTCTTAACGGCCAGTCCCGCACCTTCGATACACTTACGCAGCCCGCAAATCTTGATCTTGTCATCGCAGAACTTGGGCTGAAAGGGGATCGCGTCGCGGTTGAGCACAATGGCACGATCGTTCCGCGGAGTGCGTGGGCTCAGACCGAGGTTGCGGCAGATGACCGGCTGGAAGTCGTCCACTTTGTGGGTGGCGGAAGCCAAGGGCAAAACTAG
- a CDS encoding glycosyltransferase family 4 protein: MRIVQAVFGVFHHFELARELERRGHLEAIYSTWPWARLKREGLDHAKVKTFPWFHAPEMLVLRSRVDSRWLRDQLGYVNALSFDEWTLRRIPPCDAFIALSGAGLKTGRLVQQRGGKFICDRGSSHQRYQEQLVADEYRRWGVERPISDIRDTIREEKIYEMADAITVPSRFAARSFVEMGIPAEKLRVIPYGVRLERFTRTGEPPSDRFEVLFAGSVGLRKGVPYLLEAFAKLRHPAKRLRVVGALNPDLKTVLNRLPRENVEFLGSVNQETLARFMSTSHVMVLPSLEEGLALVQGQALACGCPVLCSTNTGGEDLFTDGVEGFIVPIRDVAALTERMQQLADDPALQSRMSEAALRRVQSLGGWKDYGDQWETVLSDLIAGRSV, translated from the coding sequence ATGCGAATTGTTCAGGCTGTCTTTGGCGTCTTCCATCACTTCGAACTCGCGCGCGAACTCGAGCGCCGCGGCCACCTCGAAGCCATCTACTCCACCTGGCCCTGGGCGCGACTGAAGCGCGAGGGCCTCGATCACGCCAAAGTAAAGACTTTTCCCTGGTTCCACGCGCCCGAGATGCTCGTCCTTCGTTCCCGTGTCGACTCCCGCTGGCTGCGCGATCAACTGGGCTACGTCAACGCGCTCTCCTTCGATGAGTGGACACTCCGCCGCATCCCTCCCTGCGACGCCTTTATCGCTCTCTCTGGTGCCGGGCTCAAAACCGGACGGCTCGTCCAGCAGCGCGGCGGCAAGTTTATCTGTGATCGCGGCTCATCGCACCAGCGCTATCAGGAGCAGCTCGTCGCCGACGAGTATCGTCGCTGGGGTGTTGAGCGTCCTATCTCCGACATCCGCGACACCATTCGCGAAGAGAAGATCTACGAGATGGCGGACGCCATCACCGTTCCCTCGCGCTTCGCTGCCCGCTCCTTCGTGGAAATGGGCATCCCGGCAGAAAAGCTCCGCGTCATCCCCTATGGTGTCCGGCTCGAACGCTTCACCCGCACCGGCGAACCGCCATCCGACCGTTTTGAAGTTCTCTTCGCGGGCTCCGTTGGCCTGCGCAAAGGAGTTCCCTACCTGCTCGAAGCCTTTGCCAAACTCCGTCATCCGGCAAAGCGTCTCCGCGTCGTTGGAGCGCTCAATCCCGATCTCAAGACGGTTCTCAATCGTCTACCTCGCGAGAACGTGGAATTTTTAGGGTCGGTCAATCAGGAGACGCTGGCCCGATTCATGAGCACCAGCCACGTCATGGTTCTTCCCAGCCTCGAAGAAGGTCTCGCTCTGGTTCAGGGACAGGCCCTCGCCTGCGGCTGCCCCGTTCTCTGCTCGACCAACACTGGCGGTGAAGACCTCTTCACCGATGGCGTTGAAGGCTTCATTGTCCCCATTCGCGATGTTGCTGCTCTCACCGAAAGGATGCAGCAGCTAGCCGATGACCCGGCCCTGCAATCAAGAATGAGTGAAGCAGCCCTTCGGCGTGTTCAAAGCCTAGGCGGCTGGAAAGACTACGGCGATCAGTGGGAGACCGTTCTCAGCGATCTCATCGCCGGACGCTCCGTCTAG
- a CDS encoding glycoside hydrolase family 3 C-terminal domain-containing protein, whose translation MKRFSIAILALISASALGQSKPSAYLDPSLPAAVRAHDVVSKMTLDEKASQLEDWATAIPRLGIPDYQTWSEALHGVANSGFATVFPQAIGMAATWDPSMVHEMGDVISTEGRAKYNEAQREGNHRIFYGLTFWSPNINIFRDPRWGRGQETYGEDPFLTSHMGDAFVQGVQGDDPAHPVAIATAKHFAVHSGPESLRHVFNVDVSPRDLEETYLPAFRSLVVDGHVKSVMCAYNAIDGTAACANKMLLQDHLRGAWGFKGFVVSDCAAIVDVTHGHHNAPDIMHAAAISIEAGTDLSCSIWSPGFNTLADAVRKGVVSEDLLTRSAERLYTGRFELGMFGAPGSSPYDKIPFSEDASEEHRQVALKAAEESMVLLKNNGVLPLRQTVKNIAVIGPTADLLASLEGNYNGVALHPVSPLDGIAKQFPGAKIHYAQGSMLADGVGVPVPRTVFGSGLRTEYFATSDWTGRPVAVSTEPEVQYDWRDAVPNPEIHTHNYSVRWSGKMSAPAAGKYTFIFEGGPPFPYSPKESYRFVLDGKVLSEGRLDGGKLDMGAFTVAKGASPSAPPVMTGSRPARIEVTFNDTKAHDFQLEYSHSGDRAGGSAVLKWETPAQVQIDEAVAAAKASDVVLAFVGLSPQLEGEEMPIKIKGFDGGDRTSIDLPESQKQMLEAVAATGKPVIVVSLSGSALALSWAKEHAAAVLQAWYPGVAGGTAIARTLAGENNPAGRLPITFYASTDDLPAFTDYSMKNRTYRYFTGKPLWGFGYGLSYSSFRYGPVKLSSSSVTAGQPLTATVSVTNTSARAGDEVVEAYLKTPQVDGPERSLVGFRRVHLKAGESRQVSLELSPRSLSGVDEKGQRSILAGEYRLSVGSTQPAETTRKSETTFDIHGTAALPK comes from the coding sequence ATGAAACGATTTAGTATTGCCATTCTCGCGCTTATCTCTGCGTCTGCACTCGGTCAATCGAAGCCTTCTGCTTATCTCGACCCATCGTTGCCGGCGGCTGTGCGCGCTCACGATGTGGTCTCGAAGATGACGCTCGACGAGAAGGCATCGCAACTCGAAGATTGGGCCACGGCGATCCCGCGGTTGGGGATCCCTGACTATCAGACGTGGAGCGAGGCGCTGCACGGCGTGGCGAACTCTGGATTTGCCACCGTGTTTCCTCAGGCGATTGGTATGGCCGCGACATGGGACCCGTCGATGGTGCATGAGATGGGCGATGTCATCTCGACGGAGGGCCGCGCGAAGTACAACGAGGCGCAGCGGGAAGGGAACCATCGCATCTTCTACGGGCTGACCTTCTGGTCGCCGAATATCAATATCTTTCGCGATCCGCGCTGGGGTCGGGGGCAGGAGACCTATGGCGAAGACCCGTTTCTGACCAGCCACATGGGCGACGCATTTGTTCAGGGTGTACAAGGGGACGACCCTGCGCACCCGGTTGCCATTGCGACAGCCAAGCATTTCGCGGTGCATAGCGGGCCTGAATCACTGCGGCACGTCTTCAACGTCGATGTCAGCCCACGCGATCTGGAAGAGACCTACCTGCCCGCGTTCCGCTCGCTGGTTGTGGATGGTCATGTGAAGTCGGTGATGTGCGCCTACAACGCCATTGATGGCACCGCTGCGTGTGCCAACAAGATGCTATTGCAGGACCACCTGCGCGGAGCGTGGGGCTTCAAGGGCTTTGTCGTATCGGACTGCGCCGCCATTGTCGATGTCACGCACGGGCATCACAATGCGCCGGACATTATGCACGCTGCGGCGATCTCAATCGAAGCCGGCACTGATCTATCGTGCAGCATCTGGTCTCCGGGATTTAATACACTGGCCGATGCCGTTCGGAAGGGCGTGGTCTCCGAAGATCTTTTGACGCGTTCCGCGGAGCGCTTGTACACAGGACGCTTTGAGCTTGGCATGTTTGGCGCACCGGGATCGAGTCCCTACGACAAGATACCGTTCTCTGAAGACGCTTCCGAGGAGCACCGCCAGGTTGCCTTGAAGGCAGCGGAAGAGTCGATGGTGTTGTTGAAGAACAATGGCGTGCTGCCGCTACGCCAGACGGTGAAGAACATCGCCGTGATTGGACCGACTGCCGATCTTCTGGCTTCGCTGGAAGGAAATTACAACGGCGTGGCGCTGCACCCGGTCTCTCCGCTTGATGGGATTGCCAAACAGTTTCCCGGAGCGAAGATTCATTATGCCCAAGGCTCCATGCTGGCCGATGGCGTTGGCGTGCCGGTGCCGCGTACGGTCTTTGGCTCTGGATTGCGCACCGAATATTTTGCCACCTCCGATTGGACGGGACGGCCAGTTGCGGTGAGTACCGAGCCGGAGGTCCAGTACGACTGGCGTGATGCCGTGCCGAACCCGGAGATCCATACCCACAACTACTCTGTTCGCTGGAGCGGCAAGATGAGCGCGCCAGCGGCAGGAAAGTACACTTTCATCTTTGAGGGAGGCCCGCCCTTTCCCTATTCCCCGAAGGAGTCGTACCGGTTTGTGCTCGACGGCAAGGTGCTCTCCGAGGGGCGCCTCGACGGCGGCAAACTCGACATGGGAGCGTTCACGGTGGCCAAGGGGGCGTCGCCTTCGGCTCCGCCGGTGATGACCGGCTCTCGCCCGGCACGGATTGAAGTGACGTTCAACGATACAAAGGCTCATGACTTCCAGCTTGAATATAGCCACTCTGGCGACCGTGCCGGAGGAAGCGCTGTGCTCAAGTGGGAGACCCCTGCACAGGTTCAGATTGACGAAGCAGTTGCCGCGGCAAAGGCGTCTGACGTTGTGCTCGCCTTTGTCGGGCTTTCGCCACAGTTGGAAGGCGAAGAGATGCCCATCAAGATCAAGGGCTTCGATGGCGGCGACCGCACCAGCATCGATCTGCCTGAATCGCAGAAGCAGATGCTCGAAGCTGTGGCAGCAACAGGGAAGCCGGTCATCGTCGTATCGCTGAGCGGCAGTGCGCTGGCGCTCTCGTGGGCGAAGGAACATGCGGCGGCAGTTTTGCAGGCATGGTATCCGGGAGTGGCGGGTGGCACAGCGATTGCCCGCACGCTGGCTGGAGAGAACAATCCTGCTGGCCGTCTGCCGATCACCTTCTATGCCAGTACCGATGATCTTCCTGCCTTCACGGACTACTCCATGAAGAACCGGACCTATCGCTACTTTACGGGCAAGCCGCTCTGGGGATTTGGCTATGGCTTGAGCTATTCCAGCTTCCGCTACGGGCCGGTGAAGCTGTCATCTTCTTCCGTGACTGCCGGACAGCCATTGACTGCGACCGTCAGCGTGACGAATACCAGCGCACGGGCAGGCGATGAGGTTGTCGAAGCTTATCTCAAGACGCCACAAGTCGATGGTCCTGAGCGCTCGCTGGTCGGCTTCAGGCGAGTTCACCTGAAAGCCGGAGAAAGTCGCCAAGTCTCTCTGGAGCTGAGTCCGCGTTCGCTCTCGGGCGTCGATGAAAAGGGACAGCGTTCGATTCTTGCTGGCGAATACCGGCTGAGCGTCGGATCGACACAACCTGCGGAGACAACGCGTAAGTCAGAGACAACCTTCGATATTCATGGCACAGCCGCGCTTCCAAAGTAA
- the msrB gene encoding peptide-methionine (R)-S-oxide reductase MsrB produces MPNYTKTAEAISRLSPEEFKVTQQSGTERPFENAYWDHDEPGLYVDIVSGEPLFSSLDKFHSNCGWPSFTKPVEPENVDERSDSSHGMKRTEVRSLHGDSHLGHVFDDGPKDAGGLRYCINSASLRFIALDELESEGYGSYLNLFESQKGK; encoded by the coding sequence ATGCCAAACTACACGAAGACTGCCGAGGCGATCTCTCGGCTTTCTCCAGAGGAATTCAAGGTCACCCAACAAAGCGGGACCGAGCGGCCCTTCGAGAATGCCTATTGGGATCATGATGAGCCCGGTTTGTATGTCGATATCGTATCGGGCGAGCCGCTGTTTTCGTCACTCGATAAATTTCACAGCAACTGCGGCTGGCCAAGTTTCACTAAGCCGGTTGAGCCAGAGAATGTGGACGAACGGTCTGATAGCAGCCATGGAATGAAGCGGACCGAGGTTCGGTCGCTCCACGGCGACAGCCACCTCGGTCATGTCTTTGATGATGGACCCAAAGACGCCGGTGGCTTGCGCTATTGCATCAACTCTGCTTCGCTGCGTTTCATTGCTCTTGATGAGCTTGAGAGCGAAGGTTACGGCAGCTATCTCAACCTGTTTGAGTCTCAGAAAGGGAAGTGA
- the msrA gene encoding peptide-methionine (S)-S-oxide reductase MsrA, with product MASSNEHAILAGGCFWGVQDLLRRYPGVISTRVGYTGGDVSNATYRNHHGHAEAIEIVFDPEKLSYRRLLEFFFQIHDPTTLNRQGNDTGTSYRSAIFYTTDEQRKIAEETIADVNASGLWPAKVVTEVAPASDFWEAEPEHQDYLERIPNGYTCHFIRPGWVLPRRTK from the coding sequence ATGGCCTCATCCAACGAACATGCAATTCTTGCCGGCGGCTGTTTCTGGGGAGTGCAGGATTTATTGCGCCGCTATCCGGGCGTCATCTCTACGCGCGTCGGATACACGGGCGGTGACGTCTCGAATGCGACCTACCGCAATCACCATGGCCATGCCGAAGCGATTGAGATCGTCTTCGACCCTGAGAAGCTTTCTTACCGTCGACTTCTGGAATTCTTTTTTCAGATTCACGATCCGACGACTTTGAACCGTCAAGGAAACGATACGGGGACAAGCTATCGCTCGGCGATCTTTTACACGACCGACGAGCAGCGGAAAATTGCCGAAGAGACCATCGCCGATGTCAACGCCTCCGGGTTGTGGCCAGCCAAGGTGGTGACGGAGGTCGCCCCAGCGAGCGATTTCTGGGAGGCTGAGCCGGAGCATCAGGATTATCTGGAGCGCATTCCGAATGGATACACCTGCCACTTCATCCGACCGGGCTGGGTGCTTCCACGACGAACCAAGTGA